The following are encoded in a window of Gopherus flavomarginatus isolate rGopFla2 chromosome 10, rGopFla2.mat.asm, whole genome shotgun sequence genomic DNA:
- the PPIL3 gene encoding peptidyl-prolyl cis-trans isomerase-like 3 isoform X1: protein MAVTLHTDVGDIKIEIFCERTPKACENFLALCASNYYNGCIFHRNIKGFMVQTGDPTGSGKGGNSIWGRKFEDEYSEHLKHSVRGVVSMANNGPNTNGSQFFITYGKQPHLDMKYTVFGKVIDGLETLDELEKLPVNEKTYRPLNDVHIKDVTIHANPLAS from the exons ATG GCTGTCACACTGCACACTGATGTGGGAGATATTAAAATAGAGATATTCTGTGAGCGAACACCTAAGGCCTGTGAA AACTTCCTGGCTCTTTGTGCTAGTAACTACTACAATGGCTGCATATTTCACCGGAATATCAAAGGATTCATGGTGCAGACAGGGGATCCAACAG GCTCTGGGAAAGGAGGTAACAGCATTTGGGGCAGGAAATTTGAAGATGAATACAGTGAACACCTAAAG CACAGTGTCCGTGGTGTCGTTTCCATGGCGAACAATGGCCCAAACACCAATGGATCTCAGTTCTTCATTACATATGGCAAACAGCCACACCTAGATATGAAGTATACTGTCTTTGGGAA GGTAATTGATGGTCTGGAGACCCTAGATGAGCTGGAGAAGCTCCCGGTGAATGAGAAAACCTACCGACCTCTTAACGATGTTCACATTAAGGATGTCACAATTCATGCCAACCCTTTGGCTTCATAG
- the CLK1 gene encoding dual specificity protein kinase CLK1 isoform X1: MRHSKRTEYPDWDEKESWDPRKCSGSHKRKKRSHSSARENKRCKYNHSKVSDSHHSEARSVNERDHHDRRYIEEYRSDYSQVYENGHHHRDHENGYHNHSSKSSGHSGRSSYKRKHKTYHSASHHHSQMKSHRRKRSRSVEDDEEGHLICQSGDVLSARYEIIATLGEGAFGKVVECIDHKAEGRHVAVKIVKNVDRYCEAARSEIQVLEHLNASDPKSTFRCVQMLEWFEHHGHVCIVFELLGLSTYDFIKENSFLPFRLDHIRKMAYQICKSVNFLHLNKLTHTDLKPENILFVKSDYVEEYNPKLKRDERTLKNPDIKIVDFGSATYDDEHHSTLVSTRHYRAPEVILALGWSQPCDVWSIGCILIEYYLGFTVFPTHDSKEHLAMMERILGPLPIHMIEKTRKRKYFHHNQLDWDEHSSAGRYVSRRCKPLKEFMLCQDLDHENLFDLIQKMLEYDPAKRITLQEALTHPFFSALKQEK, encoded by the exons ATGCGGCATTCCAAACGAACCGAGTATCCTGATTGGGATGAAAAGGAAAGTTGGGATCCCAGAAAGTGCAGCGGCAGCCATAAGAGAAAGAAGAGATCACACAGCAGTGCACGGGAGAACAAGCGCTGCAAATATAATCACTCCAAAGTTTCTGATAG tcaTCATTCGGAAGCCAGGTCCGTAAATGAAAGAGATCATCATGACCGGCGTTACATTGAAGAATATAGAAGTGATTACAGTCAAGTGTATGAAAATGGGCACCATCATCGAGATCATGAAAATGGTTATCACAACCACAGTAGCAAGTCTTCAGGCCATAGTGGGAGGAGTAGTTATAAAAGAAAACACAAGACATATCACAGTGCCTCACATCATCATTCACAAATG AAGAGTCACCGAAGGAAAAGATCCAGGAGTGTAGAGGATGATGAGGAGGGTCACCTGATCTGTCAGAGTGGAGACGTACTAAGTGCAAGAT ATGAAATTATTGCTACTCTGGGCGAAGGTGCTTTTGGAAAAGTTGTGGAGTGCATAGATCACAAGGC GGAAGGTAGACACGTAGCAGTGAAAATAGTAAAAAATGTTGATAGATACTGTGAAGCAGCTCGTTCAGAAATACAGGTATTGGAGCATTTGAATGCATCAGATCCCAAGAGCACATT TCGCTGTGTACAGATGTTGGAATGGTTTGAACATCATGGTCATGTTTGCATTGTTTTTGAACTACTGGGACTTAGTACCTACGACTTTATCAAAGAGAACAGTTTTTTGCCTTTTCGGCTTGACCACATTAGGAAGATGGCATATCAGATTTGCAAATCTGTAAACT TTTTACACTTGAACAAATTGACTCATACAGATCTGAAgcctgaaaatattttatttgtgaaGTCTGACTATGTAGAAGAGTATAACCCCAAACTG AAACGTGACGAACGCACGCTAAAAAATCCAGACATCAAAATTGTGGACTTTGGAAGTGCAACATATGATGACGAACATCACAGTACTCTGGTGTCTACAAGACATTACAGAGCTCCAGAAGTTATTTTAG CCCTGGGATGGTCACAACCTTGTGATGTTTGGAGCATAGGCTGTATTCTCATAGAGTATTACCTTGGATTCACAGTATTTCCG ACACATGATAGTAAAGAGCATTTGGCAATGATGGAGAGAATACTGGGGCCTTTACCAATTCACATGATAGAGAAAACCAG GAAGCGCAAGTATTTCCACCATAACCAATTGGATTGGGATGAACATAGTTCTGCAGGTAGATATGTTTCAAGACGCTGTAAACCACTCAAG GAGTTCATGCTTTGTCAAGATTTGGACCATGAGAATCTGTTTGACCTCATTCAAAAAATGTTAGAGTATGACCCAGCCAAAAGAATTACTCTTCAGGAGGCTCTGACCCATCCTTTCTTTTCTGCCTTAAAACAGGAAAAGTAA
- the CLK1 gene encoding dual specificity protein kinase CLK1 isoform X2 encodes MCDAIPCSRRFQQSAAPFCVCRADSAAQQHQQTPEVAAAPAGAMRHSKRTEYPDWDEKESWDPRKCSGSHKRKKRSHSSARENKRCKYNHSKVSDSHHSEARSVNERDHHDRRYIEEYRSDYSQVYENGHHHRDHENGYHNHSSKSSGHSGRSSYKRKHKTYHSASHHHSQMKSHRRKRSRSVEDDEEGHLICQSGDVLSARYEIIATLGEGAFGKVVECIDHKAEGRHVAVKIVKNVDRYCEAARSEIQVLEHLNASDPKSTFRCVQMLEWFEHHGHVCIVFELLGLSTYDFIKENSFLPFRLDHIRKMAYQICKSVNFLHLNKLTHTDLKPENILFVKSDYVEEYNPKLKRDERTLKNPDIKIVDFGSATYDDEHHSTLVSTRHYRAPEVILALGWSQPCDVWSIGCILIEYYLGFTVFPFRYTAWRCPSLSRYKALLRHMIVKSIWQ; translated from the exons ATGTGTGACGCGATTCCCTGCTCCAGAAGGTTCCAGCAGTCGGCGGCaccattttgtgtgtgtagggCGGACTCGGCGGCTCAGCAGCACCAGCAGACCCCTGAGGTAGCAGCGGCACCAGCCGGAGCG ATGCGGCATTCCAAACGAACCGAGTATCCTGATTGGGATGAAAAGGAAAGTTGGGATCCCAGAAAGTGCAGCGGCAGCCATAAGAGAAAGAAGAGATCACACAGCAGTGCACGGGAGAACAAGCGCTGCAAATATAATCACTCCAAAGTTTCTGATAG tcaTCATTCGGAAGCCAGGTCCGTAAATGAAAGAGATCATCATGACCGGCGTTACATTGAAGAATATAGAAGTGATTACAGTCAAGTGTATGAAAATGGGCACCATCATCGAGATCATGAAAATGGTTATCACAACCACAGTAGCAAGTCTTCAGGCCATAGTGGGAGGAGTAGTTATAAAAGAAAACACAAGACATATCACAGTGCCTCACATCATCATTCACAAATG AAGAGTCACCGAAGGAAAAGATCCAGGAGTGTAGAGGATGATGAGGAGGGTCACCTGATCTGTCAGAGTGGAGACGTACTAAGTGCAAGAT ATGAAATTATTGCTACTCTGGGCGAAGGTGCTTTTGGAAAAGTTGTGGAGTGCATAGATCACAAGGC GGAAGGTAGACACGTAGCAGTGAAAATAGTAAAAAATGTTGATAGATACTGTGAAGCAGCTCGTTCAGAAATACAGGTATTGGAGCATTTGAATGCATCAGATCCCAAGAGCACATT TCGCTGTGTACAGATGTTGGAATGGTTTGAACATCATGGTCATGTTTGCATTGTTTTTGAACTACTGGGACTTAGTACCTACGACTTTATCAAAGAGAACAGTTTTTTGCCTTTTCGGCTTGACCACATTAGGAAGATGGCATATCAGATTTGCAAATCTGTAAACT TTTTACACTTGAACAAATTGACTCATACAGATCTGAAgcctgaaaatattttatttgtgaaGTCTGACTATGTAGAAGAGTATAACCCCAAACTG AAACGTGACGAACGCACGCTAAAAAATCCAGACATCAAAATTGTGGACTTTGGAAGTGCAACATATGATGACGAACATCACAGTACTCTGGTGTCTACAAGACATTACAGAGCTCCAGAAGTTATTTTAG CCCTGGGATGGTCACAACCTTGTGATGTTTGGAGCATAGGCTGTATTCTCATAGAGTATTACCTTGGATTCACAGTATTTCCG TTTAGGTACACTGCTTGGAGATGTCCAAGTCTCAGCAGGTACAAAGCTTTACTGAG ACACATGATAGTAAAGAGCATTTGGCAATGA
- the NIF3L1 gene encoding NIF3-like protein 1 isoform X1: MLLSCVHLIRRPLQCIQPLIVLPSRSFMDLKTLVSSLNDFASLSLAESWDNVGLLVEPSPPHTVSTLFLTNDLTEEVMQEALQKKADLILSYHPPIFRALKRITWKTWKERLVIQALEHRVGIYSPHTAYDAIPHGVNNWLAKGLGVCATVPLHPSMAPSYPTEGTHRVEFSVDHTEHLDTILSNMRGIPEISSLVTLPARAEGEEQTRVSLNCTQKALLEVVALLSQNSLLYHKTEIMLLQKPLLPHTGMGRLCTLSEPVSLSALTERIKSHLRLPYIRLALGTGKTLEAKVKVAAVCAGSGSSVLQGVEADLYLTGEMSHHEVLDAVARGISVILCEHSNTERGFLSELRDMLATHLENKITIIVSERDRDPLQVV, translated from the exons ATGCTGCTGTCCTGTGTGCACCTGATTCGCCGACCTCTCCAGTGCATCCAACCTTTGATTGTCTTGCCTTCCCGCTCCTTCATGGATCTAAAAACTCTAGTTTCCTCCTTGAATGACTTTGCTTCACTCTCTCTGGCTGAAAGCTGGGACAATGTAGGATTACTGGTAGAACCGAGCCCACCCCATACTGTGAGCACACTCTTCCTAACTAATGACCTTACAGAGGAAGTAATGCAGGAGGCATTGCAGAAGAAGGCAGATCTTATCCTCTCTTACCACCCACCCATATTCCGAGCACTCAAGCGCATAACATGGAAAACCTGGAAAGAGCGTCTTGTGATCCAGGCTTTGGAACACAGAGTTGGCATTTACTCTCCACACACAGCATATGATGCCATACCTCATGGAGTCAATAACTGGCTAGCCAAAGGACTTG GTGTCTGTGCCACTGTCCCACTACACCCATCAATGGCTCCCAGCTACCCAACTGAGGGCACTCACCGAGTGGAATTCAGTGTGGACCATACTGAGCACCTGGATACAATCCTATCCAACATGCGAGGGATCCCAGAGATTTCATCTCTCGTTACTCTCCCTGCCAG GGCTGAAGGTGAGGAGCAGACACGAGTCAGTTTGAACTGCACCCAGAAGGCACTACTGGAGGTGGTGGCATTATTGTCACAGAACAGCCTTCTTTATCACAAGACTGAAATAATGTTATTACAGAAG CCTCTGCTTCCACATACTGGAATGGGACGCCTATGCACGCTGAGTGAGCCAGTCTCCCTGTCAGCCTTGACTGAACGAATCAAAAGCCACCTAAGGCTGCCTTACATACGCCTGGCCCTGGGAACAGGGAAGACATTAG AAGCCAAAGTGAAAGTGGCTGCTGtgtgtgctggctctgggagcagtgtCCTGCAGGGTGTGGAAGCCGACCTCTATCTCACTG GAGAGATGTCCCACCATGAAGTACTGGATGCTGTTGCCAGAGGGATAAGCGTGATTTTGTGTGAGCACAGTAACACTGAGCGAGGCTTTCTGTCAGAGTTGCGAGATATGCTGGCTACACACTTAGAGAATAAGATTACCATCATTGtgtcagagagagacagagaccctCTTCAGGTGGTATAG
- the PPIL3 gene encoding peptidyl-prolyl cis-trans isomerase-like 3 isoform X2, which yields MAAYFTGISKDSWCRQGIQQVNPSISVWYIEPFFKGGRQGSGKGGNSIWGRKFEDEYSEHLKHSVRGVVSMANNGPNTNGSQFFITYGKQPHLDMKYTVFGKVIDGLETLDELEKLPVNEKTYRPLNDVHIKDVTIHANPLAS from the exons ATGGCTGCATATTTCACCGGAATATCAAAGGATTCATGGTGCAGACAGGGGATCCAACAGGTAAATCCTTCCATCAGTGTCTGGTATATTGAGCCCTTTTTCAAAGGTGGGAGACAAG GCTCTGGGAAAGGAGGTAACAGCATTTGGGGCAGGAAATTTGAAGATGAATACAGTGAACACCTAAAG CACAGTGTCCGTGGTGTCGTTTCCATGGCGAACAATGGCCCAAACACCAATGGATCTCAGTTCTTCATTACATATGGCAAACAGCCACACCTAGATATGAAGTATACTGTCTTTGGGAA GGTAATTGATGGTCTGGAGACCCTAGATGAGCTGGAGAAGCTCCCGGTGAATGAGAAAACCTACCGACCTCTTAACGATGTTCACATTAAGGATGTCACAATTCATGCCAACCCTTTGGCTTCATAG
- the CLK1 gene encoding dual specificity protein kinase CLK1 isoform X3, translating to MLEWFEHHGHVCIVFELLGLSTYDFIKENSFLPFRLDHIRKMAYQICKSVNFLHLNKLTHTDLKPENILFVKSDYVEEYNPKLKRDERTLKNPDIKIVDFGSATYDDEHHSTLVSTRHYRAPEVILALGWSQPCDVWSIGCILIEYYLGFTVFPTHDSKEHLAMMERILGPLPIHMIEKTRKRKYFHHNQLDWDEHSSAGRYVSRRCKPLKEFMLCQDLDHENLFDLIQKMLEYDPAKRITLQEALTHPFFSALKQEK from the exons ATGTTGGAATGGTTTGAACATCATGGTCATGTTTGCATTGTTTTTGAACTACTGGGACTTAGTACCTACGACTTTATCAAAGAGAACAGTTTTTTGCCTTTTCGGCTTGACCACATTAGGAAGATGGCATATCAGATTTGCAAATCTGTAAACT TTTTACACTTGAACAAATTGACTCATACAGATCTGAAgcctgaaaatattttatttgtgaaGTCTGACTATGTAGAAGAGTATAACCCCAAACTG AAACGTGACGAACGCACGCTAAAAAATCCAGACATCAAAATTGTGGACTTTGGAAGTGCAACATATGATGACGAACATCACAGTACTCTGGTGTCTACAAGACATTACAGAGCTCCAGAAGTTATTTTAG CCCTGGGATGGTCACAACCTTGTGATGTTTGGAGCATAGGCTGTATTCTCATAGAGTATTACCTTGGATTCACAGTATTTCCG ACACATGATAGTAAAGAGCATTTGGCAATGATGGAGAGAATACTGGGGCCTTTACCAATTCACATGATAGAGAAAACCAG GAAGCGCAAGTATTTCCACCATAACCAATTGGATTGGGATGAACATAGTTCTGCAGGTAGATATGTTTCAAGACGCTGTAAACCACTCAAG GAGTTCATGCTTTGTCAAGATTTGGACCATGAGAATCTGTTTGACCTCATTCAAAAAATGTTAGAGTATGACCCAGCCAAAAGAATTACTCTTCAGGAGGCTCTGACCCATCCTTTCTTTTCTGCCTTAAAACAGGAAAAGTAA
- the NIF3L1 gene encoding NIF3-like protein 1 isoform X2: MLLSCVHLIRRPLQCIQPLIVLPSRSFMDLKTLVSSLNDFASLSLAESWDNVGLLVEPSPPHTVSTLFLTNDLTEEVMQEALQKKADLILSYHPPIFRALKRITWKTWKERLVIQALEHRVGIYSPHTAYDAIPHGVNNWLAKGLGVCATVPLHPSMAPSYPTEGTHRVEFSVDHTEHLDTILSNMRGIPEISSLVTLPARAEGEEQTRVSLNCTQKALLEVVALLSQNSLLYHKTEIMLLQKPLLPHTGMGRLCTLSEPVSLSALTERIKSHLRLPYIRLALGTGKTLEAKVKVAAVCAGSGSSVLQGVEADLYLTDGSHYQEF, translated from the exons ATGCTGCTGTCCTGTGTGCACCTGATTCGCCGACCTCTCCAGTGCATCCAACCTTTGATTGTCTTGCCTTCCCGCTCCTTCATGGATCTAAAAACTCTAGTTTCCTCCTTGAATGACTTTGCTTCACTCTCTCTGGCTGAAAGCTGGGACAATGTAGGATTACTGGTAGAACCGAGCCCACCCCATACTGTGAGCACACTCTTCCTAACTAATGACCTTACAGAGGAAGTAATGCAGGAGGCATTGCAGAAGAAGGCAGATCTTATCCTCTCTTACCACCCACCCATATTCCGAGCACTCAAGCGCATAACATGGAAAACCTGGAAAGAGCGTCTTGTGATCCAGGCTTTGGAACACAGAGTTGGCATTTACTCTCCACACACAGCATATGATGCCATACCTCATGGAGTCAATAACTGGCTAGCCAAAGGACTTG GTGTCTGTGCCACTGTCCCACTACACCCATCAATGGCTCCCAGCTACCCAACTGAGGGCACTCACCGAGTGGAATTCAGTGTGGACCATACTGAGCACCTGGATACAATCCTATCCAACATGCGAGGGATCCCAGAGATTTCATCTCTCGTTACTCTCCCTGCCAG GGCTGAAGGTGAGGAGCAGACACGAGTCAGTTTGAACTGCACCCAGAAGGCACTACTGGAGGTGGTGGCATTATTGTCACAGAACAGCCTTCTTTATCACAAGACTGAAATAATGTTATTACAGAAG CCTCTGCTTCCACATACTGGAATGGGACGCCTATGCACGCTGAGTGAGCCAGTCTCCCTGTCAGCCTTGACTGAACGAATCAAAAGCCACCTAAGGCTGCCTTACATACGCCTGGCCCTGGGAACAGGGAAGACATTAG AAGCCAAAGTGAAAGTGGCTGCTGtgtgtgctggctctgggagcagtgtCCTGCAGGGTGTGGAAGCCGACCTCTATCTCACTG